Proteins encoded together in one Desulfosporosinus meridiei DSM 13257 window:
- the flhA gene encoding flagellar biosynthesis protein FlhA, protein MATSVKKRILDNTDVIAALGLVSIVVMMVVPLPSVLLDILITLNITASVLTLMLAIFAQDPLEFSSLPSLLLTLTLFRLSLNISATRLILLDGHAGEIIQQFGEFVIRGDAVVGFIIFIILVLVQFIVITKGAERVSEVAARFTLDAMPGKQMSIDADLNAGMINELQARDRRKGIQQEADFYGAMDGSTKFVKGDAIAAIIILFINIIGGFVTGVLVQDMPMLEALHKYTLLTIGEGLVSQIPALLISTATGLVVTRAASESNLGSDLFKQLFTKPKALFITAGVLSMLALLGLPRPPLFMVSAALIGVGVMLQRNSKVSVVEESAAARETEIEESKKPENVLNLLQVDHMELELGYALIALVDVQQGGDLLDRIVLIRRQIASELGFIVPVIRVRDNMNLQPNQYVIKIRGAEIASGEILADHYMAMSGGFDDEGIPGTPTKEPAFGLDAKWINSMYREQAELNGWMVVDAPTVLATHITEVIKTQAWEILSRQDVKTLIDHAKELAPAVVDELIPDLLSLGQVQKVLANLLRERVSIRDMVSILETLSDYAQGTKDIDRLTEHVRQGLARQILQPLLGKDKSLPVMTLDPQIEQQILDSIQPSDYGTYLALDPKILHVLMQNLTREVEKVVLKGLTPVIVCAPLVRINLKRVTERQLPQLMVLSYNELVQGVQVQAVGMVGMDRAS, encoded by the coding sequence ATGGCTACGAGTGTTAAGAAGCGGATTTTAGATAATACAGATGTTATTGCGGCTTTGGGCCTGGTAAGTATCGTGGTCATGATGGTTGTTCCTTTGCCGTCGGTGCTGTTAGACATACTGATTACCTTAAATATTACTGCCTCAGTTCTGACCCTAATGCTGGCGATTTTCGCTCAGGATCCCTTAGAGTTTTCTTCACTACCTTCCCTATTGCTGACGTTGACTTTGTTTCGATTATCTTTGAATATCTCGGCGACTCGTCTCATTCTCTTGGACGGCCATGCCGGTGAAATTATTCAGCAGTTTGGTGAATTCGTCATCCGTGGGGATGCTGTTGTTGGTTTTATCATCTTCATTATTTTGGTTCTTGTCCAATTTATAGTTATTACCAAAGGTGCCGAACGTGTCTCGGAAGTGGCAGCCCGCTTTACCTTAGATGCTATGCCCGGAAAACAAATGTCTATTGATGCAGACCTGAATGCTGGGATGATCAATGAACTGCAGGCTCGTGACCGGCGTAAAGGGATTCAACAGGAAGCGGACTTTTATGGTGCAATGGATGGTTCCACCAAGTTTGTTAAAGGGGACGCTATTGCTGCAATCATTATTTTATTTATTAATATTATCGGGGGTTTCGTTACCGGAGTTTTGGTGCAAGATATGCCCATGTTGGAAGCACTTCATAAATACACTTTGTTGACGATTGGTGAAGGACTTGTTTCACAGATTCCAGCCCTCCTGATTTCTACAGCTACCGGTTTAGTAGTTACCAGGGCTGCCTCAGAAAGTAACCTAGGGAGCGATTTGTTCAAACAATTGTTTACAAAACCAAAGGCCTTATTCATTACAGCCGGAGTGCTAAGTATGCTGGCATTACTAGGCTTGCCCAGACCTCCATTATTTATGGTGTCTGCAGCGTTGATTGGTGTGGGAGTGATGCTGCAGAGAAACTCTAAGGTATCTGTGGTTGAGGAATCGGCGGCAGCCCGGGAGACGGAAATTGAAGAGAGCAAGAAACCGGAGAATGTCTTAAACCTTTTGCAGGTTGATCATATGGAACTGGAATTAGGTTATGCCCTTATCGCTTTGGTTGATGTCCAACAAGGCGGTGACCTGCTGGATCGAATTGTTCTGATCCGCCGCCAGATTGCCAGTGAATTGGGTTTCATAGTTCCCGTAATCAGGGTTCGAGATAATATGAATTTACAGCCCAATCAATATGTCATTAAAATTAGAGGGGCTGAAATCGCCTCGGGAGAGATTTTGGCAGATCATTACATGGCTATGAGCGGAGGCTTTGATGACGAAGGGATCCCGGGTACTCCGACAAAAGAACCAGCCTTTGGACTTGATGCTAAATGGATTAACTCCATGTACCGTGAGCAAGCAGAGCTTAATGGCTGGATGGTTGTTGATGCACCTACTGTCTTGGCAACCCATATCACGGAAGTGATTAAAACTCAAGCCTGGGAAATCCTCAGCCGTCAGGATGTTAAAACTCTCATCGATCATGCTAAGGAATTAGCACCGGCTGTAGTCGATGAATTGATTCCAGACTTGCTCAGTCTGGGCCAGGTTCAAAAGGTTCTTGCCAATTTGCTTCGAGAAAGAGTCTCTATCCGGGATATGGTTTCTATCCTTGAAACCCTCTCAGATTATGCCCAAGGTACAAAGGACATAGATCGCTTAACAGAACATGTCAGGCAGGGCTTGGCTCGGCAAATTTTGCAACCGCTACTTGGGAAGGATAAAAGCTTACCGGTAATGACCTTGGATCCACAGATTGAGCAGCAAATTTTAGATAGCATTCAACCTTCAGATTATGGGACTTATTTAGCCCTTGACCCCAAGATTTTGCATGTACTCATGCAAAATCTTACTCGCGAGGTAGAGAAGGTCGTTCTCAAAGGCTTAACTCCTGTGATTGTCTGCGCTCCGCTGGTAAGGATAAATTTAAAGAGGGTCACAGAGCGACAGCTTCCGCAACTCATGGTGCTTTCATATAATGAATTGGTCCAAGGAGTACAAGTACAAGCTGTAGGAATGGTGGGGATGGATCGTGCGAGTTAG
- the fliP gene encoding flagellar type III secretion system pore protein FliP (The bacterial flagellar biogenesis protein FliP forms a type III secretion system (T3SS)-type pore required for flagellar assembly.) has translation MSSSGRKIKLFTLGLSLGLIGLGVLSNPKIAWAAGLSLDLGTSAPEQTGTSLQILMLLTVLSLAPAILMMMTSFTRIIIVLSFVRNALGTQQLPPNQVLVGLSLFLSFFIMAPTWNQINTNAVQPYMQNQITQSEAIDRAEEPLRMFMFKQTREKDLELFVGLSKMERPKTYREVPTYVLIPAFVISELKTAFQMGFAIFIPFIVIDMIVSSTLMSIGMMMLPPMMISLPFKLLLFVLVDGWHLVVESLVNSFK, from the coding sequence GTGTCTTCTTCAGGCCGGAAAATTAAGCTATTCACATTAGGTCTATCTCTTGGCCTGATAGGTCTGGGAGTGTTGTCTAATCCCAAAATCGCCTGGGCTGCAGGCTTATCCTTAGATTTGGGAACTTCAGCACCGGAACAAACAGGTACCTCTTTACAGATTCTGATGCTTCTAACCGTCCTTTCCTTAGCTCCGGCCATTCTTATGATGATGACTTCTTTTACCCGGATTATTATTGTGTTGTCATTTGTGAGAAACGCCTTAGGAACTCAGCAATTGCCTCCGAACCAAGTACTGGTGGGTTTGTCGCTTTTTCTCTCTTTCTTTATCATGGCCCCCACTTGGAACCAGATTAATACCAATGCTGTACAGCCCTATATGCAGAATCAGATCACTCAGAGTGAAGCTATCGATAGGGCGGAAGAGCCTTTGAGGATGTTTATGTTTAAGCAGACACGGGAAAAGGATTTAGAACTTTTTGTAGGTCTCTCTAAGATGGAGCGACCAAAAACCTATAGGGAAGTTCCCACTTATGTTCTCATACCTGCCTTTGTGATCAGCGAACTGAAAACAGCTTTTCAAATGGGTTTTGCCATATTTATTCCCTTTATTGTTATCGATATGATTGTGTCCAGTACCTTAATGTCAATCGGTATGATGATGCTTCCTCCGATGATGATTTCTCTGCCGTTTAAACTACTTCTCTTTGTCTTAGTAGATGGCTGGCATTTGGTGGTTGAGTCTTTAGTAAACAGCTTTAAATAG
- the flhB gene encoding flagellar biosynthesis protein FlhB, with product MSEKKHPATPRRKEEARKKGQVFKSQEVISALMLVGLVALLKFWIPSMLLRMEHLFPYVLGLSSEWTEGSVASLMLNILWLGIQIMAPIFGTGLVIALFSNYIQVGVLFTFESMKPQISRLSLISGAKRMFGIKAWVELVKSLMKVLLIGYFLYASVRDRLHIYPALQQLSVGQGAVFLGEALMELAWKISLSFLGIAAFDYIYQRWEYEKNLRMSHEDLKQEYKQTEGNPELKSELKKRQRAMAMSRMMQDMKQADVVVTNPTHFAVALRYDAKVQSAPFVVAKGQDQVALKMRELAKEYGIVIMENKPLARALYAQVEIGQGIPADLYKAVAEVLAFVYRLKKKKRASGA from the coding sequence GTGAGTGAAAAGAAACATCCCGCCACGCCAAGGCGCAAAGAGGAAGCGAGGAAAAAGGGACAGGTTTTTAAGAGCCAGGAAGTTATTTCTGCCTTAATGCTTGTCGGTCTCGTAGCTCTTCTTAAGTTTTGGATTCCATCCATGCTTCTTCGCATGGAGCATTTATTTCCCTATGTACTGGGTCTATCATCAGAATGGACCGAAGGTTCTGTGGCAAGCTTAATGCTAAACATTCTTTGGTTAGGTATTCAGATCATGGCACCGATTTTTGGCACAGGACTTGTGATTGCTTTGTTCTCAAACTATATCCAAGTTGGGGTGCTTTTTACCTTTGAGTCGATGAAGCCTCAAATCTCTCGTCTAAGTCTGATTAGTGGTGCAAAAAGGATGTTCGGTATCAAAGCCTGGGTTGAACTGGTGAAATCGCTGATGAAGGTGCTTCTGATTGGTTATTTCCTATATGCCAGTGTTCGTGATCGACTTCATATCTATCCTGCTCTGCAGCAACTCAGTGTAGGACAAGGGGCTGTATTTTTGGGCGAAGCCTTAATGGAACTTGCCTGGAAAATATCCTTATCTTTTTTAGGGATTGCAGCCTTTGATTACATCTATCAACGCTGGGAATATGAAAAAAACTTACGCATGTCTCACGAAGACTTGAAGCAGGAGTATAAACAGACTGAAGGAAACCCAGAGTTGAAAAGTGAGCTAAAGAAACGTCAACGAGCAATGGCCATGAGCCGGATGATGCAGGATATGAAACAAGCAGATGTGGTGGTTACTAACCCAACTCACTTTGCTGTTGCCCTTCGTTACGATGCTAAAGTACAGAGTGCCCCTTTTGTGGTGGCCAAAGGTCAAGACCAGGTTGCCCTGAAAATGAGGGAATTGGCCAAGGAATATGGGATTGTGATTATGGAAAACAAGCCGCTGGCCCGTGCTCTGTATGCACAGGTTGAGATCGGACAGGGCATACCGGCGGATCTTTATAAGGCCGTTGCTGAGGTTTTGGCATTTGTGTATCGCTTGAAGAAGAAAAAGAGGGCGTCCGGGGCATGA
- the fliR gene encoding flagellar biosynthetic protein FliR, with protein sequence MSLAQLLQWNLSLFILILSRWAGMIMLAPVFGARGVPGLVRLGLAASITLILYPLIHAANPSIPNELFPYVAVVIKEVLVGLVIGFLIYLLTAILQGAGQLIDFQMGFTMGAAIDPVYGVQSPMMGNFQMILATMLLLSTNSHHYLIAAMVKSYAYIPINPTNLPSNYLFYAQIIGQVFSLAVQLGMPIFGALLVSDVGVGLLSRTVPQLNIFSVIFPVKIVFGLLILFLSLPFFGEAVANLFNINMSWVLKLYQGWKQ encoded by the coding sequence TTGAGTCTGGCCCAGTTGCTCCAATGGAATTTGTCCTTATTCATACTGATCTTATCTCGCTGGGCTGGCATGATCATGTTAGCTCCCGTCTTTGGGGCCAGAGGTGTCCCTGGGTTGGTGAGATTGGGGCTGGCTGCAAGCATCACTCTGATTCTTTATCCGCTCATACACGCTGCTAATCCATCAATTCCTAATGAGTTGTTTCCTTATGTTGCGGTGGTTATTAAAGAAGTTTTGGTTGGATTAGTCATTGGTTTTTTAATTTATTTACTAACAGCAATTTTACAAGGGGCAGGGCAGTTAATTGATTTTCAAATGGGCTTTACCATGGGGGCAGCGATTGATCCGGTCTATGGAGTACAAAGCCCTATGATGGGTAACTTTCAAATGATTTTGGCGACCATGCTTTTACTTTCAACTAATTCACACCACTATTTAATTGCCGCTATGGTCAAGAGCTATGCCTATATTCCTATTAACCCTACAAATCTGCCAAGTAATTATCTCTTTTATGCTCAGATTATCGGTCAAGTTTTTTCCTTAGCGGTTCAACTTGGAATGCCAATTTTTGGAGCACTCTTGGTCTCAGATGTTGGGGTGGGACTTTTATCGAGGACTGTACCGCAATTAAACATTTTTTCAGTCATTTTCCCAGTAAAAATTGTATTCGGACTTTTAATTTTATTTCTTTCACTGCCCTTTTTTGGAGAAGCAGTTGCTAATTTGTTTAATATAAATATGTCTTGGGTTCTAAAACTTTACCAGGGGTGGAAGCAGTGA
- a CDS encoding flagellar brake protein, giving the protein MSYKKKLLHGLAVELAVLEGEYQGNYRSKIEEVGERLLSVGVPFEHGELVPVREGTKVKITFCDETAVYSFEGNIMQRIAVPVPILVLVLPDTVEKVQRRHFVRVPASFPVFFRMVTREGLSDLYKAIMLDLSGGGMRFSTKELVENRALLYAQFSLPNGEIQTPVRVCRVVRIEDTKKYSISVEFHEISERERDKIIRCVFDIQRAMRKKGLV; this is encoded by the coding sequence TTGTCATATAAAAAGAAGCTTTTACACGGACTGGCGGTAGAACTTGCCGTATTAGAAGGGGAGTATCAAGGGAATTACCGCTCAAAAATTGAAGAAGTAGGTGAAAGACTCCTTTCTGTAGGAGTTCCCTTTGAACATGGCGAGTTGGTTCCTGTACGCGAGGGTACTAAAGTAAAGATAACCTTTTGTGATGAAACAGCTGTCTATTCCTTTGAAGGAAATATTATGCAAAGGATTGCAGTGCCGGTTCCAATATTGGTTTTGGTATTGCCCGACACTGTAGAAAAAGTTCAGCGGCGACATTTTGTCAGAGTCCCAGCCTCTTTCCCTGTTTTCTTTAGAATGGTGACACGAGAGGGGTTAAGTGATCTTTACAAAGCCATAATGCTTGATTTAAGTGGCGGAGGAATGCGGTTTTCTACAAAAGAACTTGTAGAAAACAGAGCATTGCTCTATGCGCAATTTTCTTTACCCAATGGGGAGATCCAGACACCGGTTCGTGTCTGTCGGGTTGTCAGGATCGAAGATACTAAAAAATATAGTATTTCAGTAGAATTTCATGAAATCTCAGAACGTGAACGAGATAAGATTATTCGCTGCGTCTTTGATATTCAAAGGGCAATGCGTAAGAAAGGTTTGGTGTAA
- the fliY gene encoding flagellar motor switch phosphatase FliY, with protein sequence MGSGSLTQEEIDALLRGTLEPDLDTPAESEPVIPITTSAPASAAFDFLNEMEQDTLGEIANISMGTAATTLSQLLGKKVDITTPKVDLTTSEQIRQDYPIPSVICDVKYKVGIEGSNLLILSQRDGAVIVDLMMGGDGKNPSPELSELQISGISEAMNQMMGSAATSMSTMFNAMVDITPPNLVLNDMLDGKDVIHDFLPLEEPLVRISFRMVVEDVIDSTLVQVIPVSVAKGMVDKLMGAMGGGSSTASTAESAATSQPAPTPAPTAYDNLQASPPPVYQTPVYDTSPYPAPNDYPAYGMGGQPNGQYSNQPRVQTPVQPAQFAPLQPGSPMPHPDNLSLILDVPLQISVELGKAKKTIKEILDMGPGSVIELDRLAGEPVDMIVNGKLIAKCEVVVINETFGIRITDIVHPLERMNSLR encoded by the coding sequence ATGGGTAGTGGATCTCTCACCCAAGAAGAGATTGACGCGCTGTTACGGGGAACCTTAGAACCAGACCTAGATACACCGGCTGAATCAGAACCGGTAATACCTATAACGACATCAGCACCTGCTTCGGCAGCATTTGACTTTCTTAATGAGATGGAACAAGATACTCTGGGCGAAATCGCCAATATTTCCATGGGTACCGCAGCCACCACATTATCCCAGCTCTTAGGCAAAAAGGTTGATATTACAACTCCGAAAGTAGATTTGACGACCTCAGAACAGATTCGTCAGGATTATCCGATCCCTTCCGTAATATGTGATGTCAAATATAAAGTTGGAATTGAGGGTTCGAATCTCTTGATTCTTTCTCAACGGGATGGGGCAGTAATTGTTGACCTGATGATGGGAGGGGACGGGAAAAATCCTTCCCCCGAGCTTTCAGAACTTCAAATAAGCGGTATTTCCGAGGCAATGAACCAAATGATGGGTTCTGCGGCAACTTCAATGTCAACTATGTTTAATGCCATGGTAGATATTACTCCGCCGAATTTAGTCCTTAACGATATGCTGGATGGCAAAGATGTCATTCATGACTTCCTGCCTCTTGAAGAACCTCTAGTTCGGATTTCTTTCCGAATGGTTGTGGAAGATGTTATTGACAGTACTCTTGTTCAAGTGATTCCTGTCAGTGTAGCCAAAGGTATGGTCGATAAGTTGATGGGGGCAATGGGGGGGGGCAGTTCCACGGCTTCAACCGCAGAGTCTGCTGCCACTTCTCAACCGGCACCAACTCCTGCACCGACTGCTTATGATAATCTTCAGGCATCTCCACCGCCAGTCTATCAAACTCCCGTCTATGATACGTCACCATATCCGGCACCTAATGATTATCCCGCCTATGGGATGGGTGGTCAGCCTAATGGTCAGTATAGTAACCAACCGAGAGTTCAGACGCCTGTTCAACCCGCTCAATTTGCACCGCTTCAGCCAGGTTCGCCCATGCCCCACCCTGATAATCTAAGTTTAATTTTAGATGTGCCCTTGCAGATAAGTGTTGAATTGGGGAAAGCGAAAAAAACCATTAAGGAAATCCTTGATATGGGACCTGGATCAGTCATAGAGCTGGATCGCTTAGCAGGTGAGCCTGTGGATATGATTGTTAATGGTAAGTTAATAGCCAAATGCGAGGTAGTTGTGATTAATGAGACCTTTGGGATAAGAATTACGGACATTGTACATCCGTTAGAACGGATGAATTCTCTAAGATAG
- a CDS encoding response regulator encodes MSSTIMIVDDAAFMRMMLKDILLKNGFNVVGEAENGAVAVEKYKELQPNLTIMDITMPEMDGLQAVKEIRKFDARARIIMCSAMGQQSMVIEAIQSGAKDFVVKPFQGERVVEAVTKALK; translated from the coding sequence ATGAGTTCTACAATTATGATCGTTGACGATGCTGCATTTATGAGAATGATGCTTAAGGACATTTTACTGAAGAATGGGTTTAACGTAGTTGGTGAGGCTGAAAATGGGGCTGTCGCAGTAGAAAAGTATAAGGAACTGCAACCGAACCTCACGATTATGGATATCACAATGCCGGAAATGGATGGGCTTCAAGCAGTTAAAGAAATTCGTAAATTTGATGCCAGGGCACGGATTATTATGTGCAGTGCAATGGGGCAGCAATCCATGGTTATTGAAGCGATTCAATCAGGAGCTAAAGACTTCGTTGTTAAGCCTTTTCAAGGGGAACGGGTTGTCGAGGCTGTTACGAAGGCGTTGAAATAA
- the fliQ gene encoding flagellar biosynthesis protein FliQ codes for MSQNQVLYMAREAVGAVLLVGGPILGVALLVGLLVSIFQSMTQIQEQTLSFIPKVIAVAAVMLLLGPWMLSVLTVYTTNLLTQLAAFGGM; via the coding sequence GTGAGCCAAAACCAGGTGCTGTATATGGCAAGAGAAGCGGTGGGAGCGGTACTTCTTGTGGGAGGCCCAATTCTGGGAGTTGCCTTATTAGTGGGTCTTCTGGTCAGCATCTTTCAATCTATGACCCAAATTCAGGAGCAAACACTTTCCTTCATACCTAAAGTGATCGCAGTAGCAGCAGTAATGCTCTTATTGGGCCCCTGGATGCTTTCTGTTTTAACTGTCTACACTACGAATTTACTCACTCAACTGGCAGCCTTCGGAGGTATGTGA
- a CDS encoding MinD/ParA family protein produces MHDQASALRDLASRENTQKSKMRVIAVTSGKGGVGKTSFTVNLALALAEYGQRVVILDGDLGLANVDIAFGLSARYTIEHLLSGEKTIEEILLIGHRGIGIIPGGSGVQKLADLERDKLRNVIANLGRLEKMTDLLIIDTGAGLGHIVINFLQAADDVILVTTPEPTALTDAYGLLKSLRVEAGDVPIHLVVNKVRSEADALATYKRLETAVQKFLDGSLNYLGYVYDDSFVGRSVMQQDPLGISYPDSAAYKCIQWIAGKVAGIYVHPPRQAGGVRGFLSKLLRSF; encoded by the coding sequence ATGCATGATCAGGCTAGTGCATTGCGAGATCTGGCATCTCGTGAAAATACCCAAAAAAGCAAAATGAGAGTGATTGCTGTAACAAGTGGCAAGGGTGGGGTCGGTAAAACTAGTTTTACTGTTAATTTAGCCCTCGCCTTAGCTGAATATGGGCAACGTGTTGTTATCCTGGATGGAGATTTAGGTCTTGCTAATGTGGATATAGCCTTTGGTCTATCAGCCCGTTATACAATCGAACATTTGTTATCTGGGGAAAAAACTATAGAAGAGATATTGCTGATTGGTCATCGCGGGATTGGGATAATACCCGGAGGATCTGGGGTGCAGAAGTTAGCTGATTTAGAAAGGGATAAATTAAGAAATGTCATTGCCAATCTAGGGCGTTTAGAAAAGATGACAGATCTGCTGATTATTGATACAGGAGCGGGGTTAGGTCACATCGTTATTAACTTTTTACAGGCCGCTGATGATGTGATTTTGGTAACAACCCCGGAACCGACGGCCTTAACAGATGCTTATGGTTTGCTGAAATCTTTACGAGTGGAAGCCGGCGATGTTCCAATTCACTTAGTCGTTAACAAAGTGCGCTCAGAAGCAGATGCCTTGGCAACGTACAAACGTCTGGAAACTGCTGTTCAGAAATTTTTAGATGGCTCTCTAAACTATTTAGGATATGTCTACGATGATTCCTTTGTAGGTCGTTCAGTTATGCAGCAGGATCCTCTGGGAATTAGTTATCCAGACAGCGCAGCCTATAAGTGCATTCAGTGGATTGCCGGTAAAGTTGCCGGGATATATGTCCATCCACCTCGTCAAGCCGGAGGGGTAAGAGGGTTTTTGAGTAAGTTGTTAAGATCATTTTAA
- the flhF gene encoding flagellar biosynthesis protein FlhF: MRVRRFVGDNVSETMGKVKRELGSDAVILQTREFNDGGFFGLFGKKKVEITAAIEEAPVIAQKTPTSNFGHEAEAVKPPLPRQVLDTKEQSQDLQAEIKSMRLLLEQMNKQMKERTDLKEEKSDWPSALQRWVDHLRGRGISESLVKRLVSHVQHTLSSEEWADDAKVYARLETNVCQLCGQIGLIQPGIEKPRIVALIGPTGVGKTTTIGKLAAGFSIVDKRRVALITADTYRVAAVEQLKTFGEIIGVPVEVVMTPSGLSEALQLHSDKELIFIDTAGRSPHHELHMSELRSFLDEAQPDFTMLVMSASTQSADQYRIYKRFEDLTTHLIFTKLDETGSAGSILNLIGQTTLPTAYLTNGQNVPDDIEAATPQRLARYIIGEEMPHA, encoded by the coding sequence GTGCGAGTTAGACGATTTGTAGGAGATAATGTGTCGGAAACCATGGGAAAAGTAAAAAGGGAATTAGGATCTGATGCAGTTATCCTTCAGACCCGTGAATTTAACGATGGAGGGTTCTTTGGCCTGTTTGGCAAAAAGAAAGTGGAGATTACTGCTGCTATAGAAGAAGCACCGGTTATTGCCCAGAAAACTCCAACCTCAAACTTTGGGCATGAAGCCGAAGCAGTAAAACCGCCTTTGCCCAGACAAGTTCTTGATACAAAAGAACAATCTCAAGATCTACAAGCTGAAATTAAGTCTATGCGTCTTTTGCTGGAGCAAATGAATAAGCAAATGAAAGAACGAACGGACTTAAAAGAGGAAAAAAGTGATTGGCCCTCTGCTCTTCAGAGATGGGTAGATCATTTACGAGGGCGAGGGATAAGCGAGAGCCTTGTGAAGCGTTTGGTTAGTCACGTCCAACATACTTTGTCCTCAGAAGAATGGGCTGATGATGCCAAGGTTTACGCCCGCCTGGAAACCAATGTCTGTCAACTGTGCGGACAGATTGGGCTTATTCAACCTGGGATTGAGAAGCCAAGGATAGTAGCCTTGATTGGGCCTACTGGGGTAGGAAAAACAACGACCATCGGTAAACTTGCGGCAGGTTTCAGTATTGTGGACAAACGTAGGGTGGCTTTAATTACTGCTGATACTTATCGGGTTGCAGCTGTGGAACAACTGAAAACCTTTGGAGAAATTATTGGTGTACCTGTCGAAGTTGTCATGACTCCCTCAGGCTTAAGTGAGGCCTTACAACTTCATTCAGATAAAGAACTAATATTTATCGATACTGCTGGGCGGAGCCCACACCATGAATTGCATATGTCAGAACTGCGTTCTTTCTTAGATGAAGCCCAGCCTGACTTTACTATGCTTGTTATGAGTGCCAGCACTCAATCGGCGGATCAGTATCGGATCTATAAGCGATTTGAAGATTTGACCACACATTTGATTTTTACCAAATTGGATGAGACAGGCAGTGCGGGATCAATCCTAAATTTGATAGGGCAGACGACACTTCCAACTGCCTATCTAACCAATGGACAGAATGTCCCTGATGACATAGAGGCAGCGACCCCTCAGCGTTTGGCGCGCTATATAATTGGGGAGGAAATGCCTCATGCATGA
- a CDS encoding FliO/MopB family protein produces the protein MPFNEDQLLPSSGTAPAVTPSVFSWWGLLGTLMVFLVILFVSLWILRRLNKANLRTMSAPWARVLDRQMLSGQQSLYLVEIAGQLQVLGGSDHHLVKISEINDPQVAAEILEEIATRPTERVEGWFQTVHSLWKRRSRSKDPFSDELERLLEEVEK, from the coding sequence ATGCCCTTTAACGAAGACCAACTGCTTCCTTCGAGTGGAACCGCTCCGGCGGTTACACCGTCTGTTTTCTCGTGGTGGGGGCTTCTGGGAACGTTAATGGTTTTTCTAGTTATTTTGTTTGTATCTCTATGGATTCTTAGGCGTCTTAATAAGGCTAACCTGCGAACCATGAGTGCTCCCTGGGCCAGGGTTCTGGATCGACAGATGTTAAGTGGACAACAAAGCTTGTATCTCGTAGAAATTGCCGGTCAGCTCCAAGTTCTCGGAGGCTCAGATCACCACTTGGTCAAAATCAGTGAAATCAATGATCCACAGGTTGCTGCTGAGATTCTCGAAGAGATTGCCACACGTCCTACTGAAAGAGTGGAAGGGTGGTTTCAAACGGTTCACAGCCTTTGGAAAAGAAGGTCACGATCAAAAGATCCATTCTCTGATGAATTGGAACGCTTGCTTGAGGAGGTCGAAAAATAG